One window from the genome of Leptospiraceae bacterium encodes:
- a CDS encoding tetratricopeptide repeat protein, protein MTRLYLSLFFFMIFINNLLSSYPPNYEDALKLFQKKEYEASLYKIREVFDSYRNSLEFRLLAASNYLELKDYKNALAHLKYASIDHPNSVEVMILFADVYNQMGQWNQALQALEKAMSLAKQDKTKEKHLRYYYAKTFYYSKNYERAKKITEALIAEDSNFLEALYLDALIYLAKKNFELAEFRFRTILSHSKIEKDLARSIYNNLGYIQEVYAQNQPKNSKEKNSFLREAKRYYELALQIQNDYSIAQDNLARLTRDEK, encoded by the coding sequence ATGACTCGTTTATACTTATCTCTTTTTTTCTTTATGATCTTTATCAATAACCTATTGTCGTCTTATCCTCCGAATTACGAGGATGCATTAAAGCTCTTTCAGAAAAAGGAATATGAAGCTTCTTTGTACAAGATACGAGAAGTATTCGATTCTTATCGAAATTCTTTGGAATTTCGTTTATTGGCAGCATCCAACTATTTGGAACTCAAAGATTATAAAAATGCTTTAGCTCACTTGAAGTATGCTTCTATTGATCATCCGAATTCAGTGGAAGTAATGATTTTGTTCGCAGATGTTTATAATCAAATGGGTCAGTGGAACCAAGCCTTACAAGCTTTAGAAAAAGCAATGTCATTAGCAAAACAGGATAAAACAAAAGAAAAACATTTACGCTACTATTATGCAAAGACGTTTTATTATTCGAAAAATTACGAAAGAGCAAAGAAAATTACAGAAGCTTTGATTGCTGAGGACTCTAATTTTTTGGAGGCTTTGTATTTGGATGCACTTATTTATTTAGCAAAAAAAAACTTTGAGTTAGCGGAGTTTCGCTTTCGAACGATTTTGTCACATTCTAAAATTGAAAAAGATTTAGCAAGGTCCATTTATAATAATTTAGGATACATCCAAGAAGTTTATGCTCAAAATCAGCCCAAGAACTCAAAAGAAAAGAATTCGTTTCTACGAGAAGCGAAAAGATATTATGAATTAGCCTTACAAATACAAAATGATTATTCCATT